Sequence from the Methanobacterium alkalithermotolerans genome:
ATTAACCGACTCTATTTCACCTACCAATCCCAAATCCACATGTTTTTTTTCACCAGTTTCCCTATTGGTAATTACATGAGGGTCTTTTTTTCGGGCCATGATTAAACGGCTGTCTTTTCCAGATAAACCTATTCCTCTCCCGCCATGTAGACATATTTTTGAGACGATGGTAGTATTTATTTTCCCCACCAAAACCATTTTGACGATTTCCATGGTTTCTTCGTCAGTTATACGGAGTCCTTCTATGAACTGGGGTTCTTTACCCATTTTATTCATTGAACGAGATATTTCAGGACCTCCACCATGAACCACTATAGGTTCCATTCCTACATACTTCAAAAGAACCGTGTCCCGGGCGGTGGATTCCATGGCATTTTCATCTATCATGGCGTGACCGCCGTACTTAATCAATATTTTCTTTTTATGAAATTTTTTAATATAAGGCAGTGCTTCAATTAGTATGTTAACTGTTTTCATATCATAACCCCGGGTATCAGCATTCTAAAAATTTTTATTATCAGGTAGTATACTCTGCATTGATTTTAACATAGTCGCAACTTAGATCACAGCCAAAAGCCGTGGCAGAATCATTACCCTCTCCCAGATCAATCACAATTTTTATTTCTTCCTTTTGCATTATTTTTTCTGCAAGGTGTAATTCCTCTGTATTTTCAAATGCTTTTACTTTACCCTGATCCACGATATTCACTTCTTCACTATCAGATGAGAGAATAACACTTATTTTTT
This genomic interval carries:
- the argB gene encoding acetylglutamate kinase; translation: MKTVNILIEALPYIKKFHKKKILIKYGGHAMIDENAMESTARDTVLLKYVGMEPIVVHGGGPEISRSMNKMGKEPQFIEGLRITDEETMEIVKMVLVGKINTTIVSKICLHGGRGIGLSGKDSRLIMARKKDPHVITNRETGEKKHVDLGLVGEIESVNPEVIEMLTENNYIPIISPIGVDENARTLNLNADTVAGEIASRVDAEKLIILTDVPGILEDPANPDTLIKKINISEVGELVKSGIITEGMLPKTMTCAQALQDGVKSAHIIDGRIQHSILLEIFTKKGIGTMISK